The following proteins are co-located in the Herpetosiphon gulosus genome:
- a CDS encoding DUF433 domain-containing protein, with translation MATWQTYLHADPTILAGKPVVRGTRLSVDFLLELLANGWREETILQEYPQLTPEALQAVFQFVAECMRDTAFYTRIAA, from the coding sequence ATGGCGACCTGGCAAACCTATTTACATGCTGATCCCACCATTTTAGCGGGCAAGCCCGTGGTTCGTGGTACCCGCCTGAGCGTCGATTTTCTGCTGGAACTCCTGGCCAATGGCTGGCGCGAAGAAACCATTTTGCAGGAATATCCCCAATTGACTCCGGAAGCACTGCAAGCGGTCTTTCAGTTTGTCGCCGAATGCATGCGCGATACCGCGTTTTATACAAGGATCGCTGCCTGA